A single Henriciella sp. AS95 DNA region contains:
- a CDS encoding TCR/Tet family MFS transporter has protein sequence MTEAPATKKHGKNAFLFVIVCVAIDMLGFGIIIPVLPSLLMELSGRGASEAVEIGGLIGAVFGLMNFIAMPFLGNLSDRYGRRPVLLASIATLGIDFMIMGFAHSLILLFIGRALSGISSATYSTANAYIADTTEPEERGKAFGMIGAAFGFGFVVGPVIGGFLGDMHTRLPFFAAGGLAFLNFLYGYFVLPESLAKEDRRPFDIRRANPFGAFKHFSKLPKVAWFIATIGLFSLAHSVFPSTWSFHGVIRYDWSDREIGISLACVGAGSAVVQAGLIGPIIKRFGPVRTAAGGLFINVVALLLYAFADLPWMVYAIIPVGSLGGVMMPAINQITSGITSRREQGELQGATASLQSLMLIFSPIIMTQTLHAFSADDAPIHFPGAAFMLAAIITALAAIPFILGVRANREKVSELAAAE, from the coding sequence GAGGCCCCAGCCACAAAGAAGCACGGAAAGAATGCCTTCCTGTTTGTCATCGTCTGCGTGGCGATCGACATGCTGGGCTTTGGCATCATCATCCCGGTCCTTCCATCCCTGCTGATGGAGCTCTCAGGGCGGGGGGCCTCCGAAGCGGTTGAAATCGGCGGACTGATCGGGGCCGTGTTTGGCCTGATGAACTTCATCGCCATGCCGTTTCTTGGCAATCTGTCCGACAGGTATGGACGCCGTCCGGTGCTGCTGGCTTCAATCGCGACCCTCGGCATCGATTTCATGATCATGGGCTTTGCCCATTCGCTCATCCTTCTCTTCATCGGCCGGGCACTTTCAGGCATTTCATCAGCCACCTATTCGACCGCCAACGCCTATATCGCCGACACGACAGAGCCAGAGGAACGCGGCAAGGCGTTTGGCATGATCGGCGCCGCCTTCGGCTTTGGCTTCGTTGTCGGACCGGTGATTGGCGGATTTCTTGGCGATATGCATACCCGCCTGCCCTTCTTCGCCGCCGGCGGCCTTGCCTTCCTGAACTTTCTCTACGGATACTTCGTCCTGCCGGAATCCCTTGCGAAGGAAGACCGGCGCCCGTTCGACATCCGCCGCGCCAATCCCTTCGGCGCGTTCAAACACTTCTCGAAGCTGCCCAAAGTGGCCTGGTTCATCGCGACAATCGGCCTGTTCAGCCTCGCGCATTCGGTTTTCCCATCGACATGGAGCTTCCATGGCGTCATTCGCTATGACTGGAGCGACCGCGAGATTGGCATATCCCTCGCCTGCGTCGGGGCGGGCTCCGCCGTGGTTCAGGCCGGGCTGATCGGCCCGATCATCAAGCGCTTTGGCCCGGTGCGCACGGCCGCTGGGGGCCTCTTCATCAATGTCGTGGCGCTCTTGCTTTACGCCTTCGCTGACCTGCCCTGGATGGTCTATGCGATCATCCCGGTTGGCTCTCTGGGAGGCGTCATGATGCCTGCGATCAACCAGATCACTTCCGGCATTACCTCACGGCGCGAACAGGGCGAGCTTCAGGGCGCGACGGCCAGCCTGCAATCACTGATGTTGATTTTCAGCCCGATCATCATGACGCAAACCCTGCATGCCTTTTCGGCCGATGACGCACCGATCCATTTTCCGGGCGCCGCCTTCATGCTGGCGGCAATCATCACGGCGCTGGCGGCGATCCCCTTCATCCTTGGCGTGCGCGCAAATCGTGAAAAAGTCTCCGAACTTGCGGCCGCCGAATAG
- a CDS encoding HAD family hydrolase: MIQKRPALFLDRDGVLNVDRGYVSRIEDFEWVDGAIECVINFKKRGWYVFVVTNQSGIARGLYTEADMQALHAHMIEDLAKAGTAIDQFYFAPWHEEGEVVRYRRKSIDRKPGPGMLLQAMADHPVNREQSFLIGDKETDIAAGHAAGVGAFLFRGGNLANFAEWALASFEDGMR; encoded by the coding sequence ATGATTCAGAAACGCCCTGCCCTCTTCCTTGACCGCGATGGCGTCCTCAACGTCGACCGTGGCTATGTCAGCAGGATCGAGGACTTCGAGTGGGTCGACGGCGCCATTGAGTGCGTCATCAATTTCAAGAAGCGCGGCTGGTACGTTTTTGTCGTCACCAACCAGTCAGGAATCGCGCGCGGCCTCTATACCGAAGCGGACATGCAGGCCCTTCACGCGCATATGATAGAAGATCTCGCCAAAGCCGGTACAGCCATCGACCAGTTCTACTTCGCCCCCTGGCATGAAGAGGGTGAGGTCGTGCGCTATCGAAGAAAGAGCATTGATCGCAAGCCCGGCCCCGGCATGCTGCTTCAGGCGATGGCCGACCACCCGGTGAACCGCGAACAGAGCTTCCTGATTGGCGACAAGGAGACAGACATCGCAGCCGGGCATGCCGCTGGCGTCGGCGCGTTCCTGTTCAGGGGCGGCAACCTCGCCAACTTCGCCGAGTGGGCGCTCGCCAGTTTTGAGGATGGAATGAGATGA
- a CDS encoding GNAT family N-acetyltransferase, whose product MSATIRPLRRADRDAWARLWTGYLDFYETSLPQDVYEATFSRLIDPDMADMHGLIAEQAGRPTGLVHYLYHRHCWRVEDVCYLQDLFVDPEVRGSGLGRALIEAVYKAADDHGTPSVYWMTQEFNYRGRILYDQVATRTPFIKYQR is encoded by the coding sequence ATGAGCGCCACGATTCGGCCGCTACGGCGGGCAGACCGCGACGCGTGGGCAAGGCTCTGGACCGGCTATCTGGACTTCTACGAAACTTCCTTGCCCCAAGACGTGTATGAGGCGACATTCTCGCGCCTCATCGATCCGGACATGGCCGACATGCACGGGCTGATCGCGGAGCAGGCCGGGCGGCCGACCGGGCTCGTTCATTATCTCTATCATCGTCATTGCTGGCGGGTGGAGGATGTTTGCTACCTGCAGGATCTGTTCGTTGACCCGGAGGTGCGCGGCAGCGGCCTCGGACGCGCGCTGATCGAGGCTGTCTACAAGGCCGCCGACGATCACGGCACACCGTCGGTCTACTGGATGACGCAGGAATTCAATTATCGCGGCCGCATCCTCTATGATCAGGTCGCCACACGCACGCCCTTCATCAAATACCAGCGCTGA
- a CDS encoding GNAT family N-acetyltransferase: MGQDILVTSGYLALGSRLKRLAERMQADAAKAHAEMGYPIQCSQFPLLAALDQFGPMSVGDAVDCLGASQPGVTRIHNSLKDLGLTELKVAADDKRSKVISLTEAGQRLVDRMRRDLWPHIDRAAADVCAGTTADTLEALDKIEAALDERSLIDRINASRAEQSFNQLEIVEYDPSLDRDFYDITHEWVDSMFALEENDFKLMENPKGEIIDRGGVILFVKAADLGIIGTCALMPVDGGAFELTKMGVRASARGRKAGEFLLAKALERAKSMGMEDLFLLTNRRCEAAIHLYEKAGFQHDKARLDQFGARYCRCDVAMSYDLAA; the protein is encoded by the coding sequence ATGGGCCAGGACATTCTCGTCACATCTGGATATCTCGCGCTGGGCAGCCGGCTCAAACGCCTCGCCGAACGTATGCAGGCCGATGCCGCCAAGGCCCATGCCGAGATGGGCTATCCGATCCAGTGCAGCCAGTTTCCCCTGCTCGCCGCGCTGGACCAGTTCGGCCCCATGAGTGTGGGCGACGCCGTCGATTGCCTCGGCGCGAGCCAGCCTGGCGTCACGCGTATTCACAACTCGCTGAAAGATCTGGGCCTCACCGAACTGAAAGTCGCGGCAGACGACAAGCGCAGCAAGGTGATCAGCCTGACCGAAGCTGGCCAGCGCCTTGTCGACCGCATGAGACGCGATCTCTGGCCGCATATCGACCGGGCCGCCGCCGATGTGTGCGCCGGAACCACCGCTGACACACTAGAGGCCCTCGACAAGATCGAAGCCGCGCTAGACGAGCGCTCCCTGATTGACCGGATCAACGCCTCAAGAGCCGAACAGAGTTTCAACCAGCTCGAAATCGTCGAGTACGACCCGTCTCTCGACCGCGACTTCTACGACATCACCCATGAATGGGTGGACAGCATGTTCGCGCTCGAAGAAAACGACTTCAAGCTCATGGAAAATCCGAAGGGTGAGATCATCGATCGCGGCGGCGTGATCCTCTTCGTGAAGGCAGCCGATCTCGGCATCATCGGCACATGCGCCCTGATGCCCGTCGACGGCGGGGCGTTCGAACTGACAAAGATGGGGGTTCGCGCGTCAGCACGCGGACGCAAGGCGGGCGAGTTCCTGCTGGCCAAGGCCCTCGAGCGTGCGAAATCAATGGGGATGGAGGATCTGTTCCTGCTCACCAACAGGAGATGCGAAGCCGCCATCCACCTCTATGAAAAGGCCGGCTTCCAGCACGACAAGGCCAGGCTCGACCAGTTCGGGGCGCGCTATTGCCGCTGCGATGTCGCCATGAGTTACGACCTGGCAGCCTAG
- a CDS encoding EVE domain-containing protein yields MAYWLFKSEPFKWGWDQQKKAGKKGTEWDGVRNYQARNFMRDMKVGDKAFFYHSNKGLEVVGIAEICAESSQDSTTDDERWDCVDIRAVCDMPKPVTLKAVKANEKLEDMALVTSFRLSVQPVKEDEWMEVCRMGGLNGKTLKPL; encoded by the coding sequence ATGGCCTATTGGCTCTTCAAATCCGAACCTTTCAAATGGGGCTGGGACCAGCAGAAGAAGGCCGGCAAGAAAGGCACCGAATGGGACGGTGTGCGCAACTATCAGGCGCGCAATTTCATGCGGGACATGAAAGTCGGCGACAAGGCGTTTTTCTATCACTCCAATAAAGGCCTCGAAGTCGTTGGGATCGCTGAGATTTGTGCCGAAAGCAGCCAGGATTCGACAACCGATGATGAGCGCTGGGACTGCGTCGACATTCGCGCAGTGTGCGACATGCCAAAGCCGGTGACCCTCAAGGCGGTCAAGGCGAATGAAAAGCTGGAGGACATGGCGCTGGTGACCAGCTTCCGCCTGTCTGTACAGCCCGTGAAGGAAGACGAGTGGATGGAAGTCTGCCGGATGGGCGGCCTCAACGGGAAGACGTTGAAACCGCTCTAG
- a CDS encoding DUF4188 domain-containing protein translates to MGKIAEKRVTVDMDGDFVVFLIGMRINKFWKPWKWMPVAGAMPRMITELMQKPEIGMLHARSHFGLRNVMVVQYWKSFEHLHAYAVSKEAEHLPAWKAFNKAVGANGDVGIWHETYLVPAGQYEAIYGNMPTYGLAHAGNVVDAAGRARSARGRLRQSDGADQPVAD, encoded by the coding sequence GTGGGAAAAATCGCCGAAAAGCGCGTGACCGTCGACATGGACGGTGACTTTGTCGTCTTTCTGATCGGCATGCGTATCAACAAGTTCTGGAAACCCTGGAAATGGATGCCTGTGGCCGGTGCGATGCCACGCATGATCACGGAACTGATGCAGAAGCCAGAGATTGGCATGCTGCACGCCCGGAGCCATTTCGGCCTGCGCAATGTCATGGTCGTCCAGTATTGGAAGAGTTTCGAGCATCTGCACGCTTATGCGGTCTCGAAAGAGGCCGAACATCTGCCCGCCTGGAAAGCCTTCAACAAGGCGGTGGGGGCAAACGGTGATGTCGGCATCTGGCATGAGACTTATCTGGTCCCTGCCGGTCAGTATGAGGCGATCTACGGCAATATGCCGACCTATGGTCTGGCGCATGCGGGCAATGTCGTGGATGCGGCCGGGCGGGCGCGCTCCGCCAGGGGCAGGTTGCGCCAGAGTGACGGCGCCGACCAACCTGTCGCAGATTAG
- a CDS encoding DUF3445 domain-containing protein produces MPRRTPPYLPFLEGPPVIAPALKPIGLEKWLTPDTEADAWLLEKHTLMAERPSDTVLGDVDGAASRELLSMVGEATGERCSEYWPNALATAGALVSDDLCLLEPENGAWTLCAGVVAAPTFWRLEDQIGKTLGGLHSPVPGGDPELASRINRIFDGLQPARVLERFNWTVQVSGERFTPRRPTADGAEPEDLHLRVERQTIRKLPETGAICFTIRVCVDPLLPVLSDPEIRETFEDSWIGADKDIRAYKGWDDIEDLVGQACRQSAAAG; encoded by the coding sequence GTGCCGCGTAGGACGCCGCCATATTTACCATTCCTTGAAGGCCCTCCTGTCATTGCGCCAGCGCTGAAACCGATCGGACTGGAAAAGTGGCTGACACCCGATACCGAAGCCGATGCCTGGCTGCTTGAGAAACATACGCTCATGGCCGAACGCCCCAGCGACACGGTACTGGGCGACGTGGATGGGGCGGCCAGCCGCGAACTCCTGTCCATGGTGGGCGAAGCGACCGGCGAAAGATGCAGCGAGTATTGGCCGAATGCGCTGGCCACAGCCGGGGCGCTGGTCTCGGATGATCTGTGCCTGCTCGAGCCGGAGAACGGCGCCTGGACGCTTTGCGCAGGTGTCGTCGCGGCGCCGACATTCTGGCGCCTGGAAGACCAGATCGGGAAAACGCTGGGCGGGCTTCACTCACCGGTGCCAGGCGGCGATCCGGAGCTCGCGTCGCGGATCAATCGGATTTTTGATGGGCTTCAGCCTGCACGCGTGCTGGAACGGTTCAACTGGACGGTTCAGGTCTCTGGTGAGCGGTTCACGCCGCGCCGTCCAACGGCTGACGGTGCCGAGCCAGAGGATCTGCACCTGCGCGTCGAACGCCAGACAATCCGCAAGCTGCCGGAGACCGGCGCCATATGTTTCACAATACGTGTTTGCGTCGATCCTCTGCTGCCCGTGCTTTCAGATCCGGAAATCCGCGAAACGTTTGAGGATTCCTGGATCGGCGCCGACAAGGACATTCGGGCCTATAAGGGCTGGGACGATATTGAAGACCTGGTTGGCCAGGCCTGCCGGCAATCGGCTGCGGCGGGATGA
- a CDS encoding class I SAM-dependent methyltransferase: MGLWERYVVPPLVSCACSTKPIMKQRAKVVPKARGKVLEIGCGSGTNFNFYAHNDVETLYALEPSKGMIKRARKTASDIGWGNRIEFLQAGAEAVPLDDNSVDTVVITFVLCTIPDWQGALSEARRVLRPDGQILFSEHGLAPDDGIAKWQRRIEPVWRPLAGGCHLTRDTGDMLKSAGFTVDEMDTMYLPSTPRIAGFCSWGSARAA, encoded by the coding sequence ATGGGACTGTGGGAGAGATATGTCGTACCGCCGCTTGTCTCCTGCGCCTGCTCGACCAAGCCGATCATGAAGCAACGCGCGAAAGTGGTCCCCAAAGCGCGCGGGAAGGTGCTGGAGATCGGTTGCGGCTCCGGCACGAATTTCAATTTTTACGCCCACAATGATGTCGAGACGCTGTACGCGCTCGAACCCTCCAAAGGCATGATCAAGCGGGCGCGTAAGACCGCTTCGGATATTGGCTGGGGCAACCGGATCGAATTCCTCCAGGCTGGCGCAGAAGCCGTGCCGCTCGATGACAATAGCGTTGATACGGTGGTTATCACTTTTGTCCTGTGCACCATTCCGGACTGGCAGGGGGCGCTGAGCGAGGCGCGCCGTGTGCTGAGGCCGGACGGGCAGATCCTCTTTTCCGAGCACGGTCTGGCGCCGGATGACGGCATCGCCAAATGGCAGCGCCGCATCGAGCCGGTCTGGAGACCGCTGGCCGGCGGATGCCACCTGACGCGCGACACGGGGGACATGCTGAAATCAGCCGGCTTCACGGTCGACGAGATGGATACGATGTACCTGCCGAGCACGCCCAGGATCGCCGGTTTCTGTAGCTGGGGATCAGCGCGTGCCGCGTAG
- a CDS encoding S9 family peptidase, which yields MTRKLFSTALTSALMALPALTLPALAQDAPDEADTNRFTAERVFDIEYATSPQISPDGSRIVYVRHAMDRVKDQDRGDLWIIDVKSGEQRPLVVGGASASSPVWSPDGTKLLYSTSKDGKPELRLLYIDSGDSFSLAQLEQGASGATWSPNGQLIAFSMFVPDEKPSFATPIAQPEGAEWNEPVKVFDDLTFRFDGAGYLEDGYSQIFTLSADGGSPRQITEADGGLSGPVWLDNDTLLAAGNLDEGRDLQPVESDIYAIELSDKSVRALTDRDGPDYAPVISPDGKTIAFRGFDNHIKAYEQDNLYLMNADGSNVRELAADFDRSFGPTVWGPNGRSLYSLIENAGNLDIFEIEMDGDTSVAVSGLGGTSIGRPYGSADFSVSTTSRPVFAYTAGSPDMPSEVAVAGRNVTDRTLTALNADVIPYLDMARIEEFKVSSSHDGREIEAWVALPPDFEANGTFPMILEIHGGPFSMYGPFFASEIQRYAAEGYVTVWSNPRGSTSYGEEFAQLIDKKYPGNDYDDLMSVVDEMVARNYVDPERLFVTGGSGGGILTAWTVTKTDRFVAAASIKPVINWMTMGLASDIGVFVNKHWIGANPWEEPEKFLALSPINYVGNVTTPTMMMVGEQDFRTPAWEAEQFYSGLKQNGVDTVLVRVPGSPHYIASRPSRLIAKTDNIMGWFAKYDPAKQDEENED from the coding sequence ATGACACGCAAACTCTTTTCAACGGCGCTCACATCGGCCCTCATGGCCCTGCCCGCGCTTACCCTGCCGGCACTGGCCCAGGACGCGCCGGACGAGGCCGACACCAACCGCTTCACCGCCGAACGCGTCTTCGACATCGAATATGCGACCTCGCCGCAGATTTCCCCCGACGGCTCCAGGATCGTCTATGTCCGCCACGCCATGGACCGGGTGAAGGACCAGGATCGCGGCGACCTCTGGATCATCGACGTGAAGTCCGGCGAACAGCGCCCGCTCGTTGTCGGTGGCGCGTCAGCCAGCAGCCCCGTCTGGTCGCCCGATGGCACGAAGCTGCTCTACTCGACCTCAAAGGACGGCAAGCCGGAACTGCGCCTTCTCTATATCGATAGCGGCGACAGCTTCTCACTCGCCCAGCTCGAACAGGGCGCGTCCGGGGCGACATGGTCACCCAATGGCCAGCTCATCGCCTTCTCCATGTTTGTCCCAGACGAGAAACCGAGCTTCGCCACGCCTATCGCGCAGCCCGAAGGCGCGGAATGGAACGAGCCGGTCAAAGTCTTCGACGACCTGACCTTTCGCTTCGATGGGGCCGGCTATCTTGAAGACGGCTACAGCCAGATCTTCACCCTGTCTGCCGATGGCGGCTCACCCCGCCAGATCACCGAGGCCGATGGTGGCCTGTCCGGTCCTGTCTGGCTCGACAATGACACCTTGCTCGCCGCTGGCAATCTCGACGAAGGCCGCGACTTGCAGCCCGTCGAGAGCGACATTTATGCGATTGAGCTGTCAGACAAATCCGTCCGTGCCCTGACAGACAGGGATGGCCCGGACTATGCCCCGGTCATCTCGCCAGACGGCAAGACCATCGCCTTTCGCGGCTTTGACAACCACATCAAGGCTTACGAGCAGGACAATCTCTATCTGATGAATGCAGACGGCTCGAATGTCCGCGAACTGGCCGCCGATTTCGACCGCTCTTTCGGCCCAACGGTCTGGGGTCCCAATGGCCGCAGCCTCTACTCCCTGATCGAGAATGCCGGCAATCTCGACATCTTCGAGATCGAAATGGATGGCGATACCAGCGTTGCGGTCTCCGGCCTCGGCGGAACATCGATCGGCCGCCCCTATGGCAGTGCCGATTTCTCTGTTTCGACCACCAGCCGGCCGGTCTTCGCCTACACAGCCGGCTCGCCGGACATGCCGTCCGAAGTCGCGGTCGCGGGCCGCAACGTGACCGACCGTACACTGACGGCACTCAACGCCGATGTGATCCCCTATCTCGACATGGCCCGCATCGAGGAATTCAAGGTCTCGTCCAGCCATGATGGCCGCGAGATTGAGGCCTGGGTGGCCCTGCCGCCAGACTTTGAGGCCAATGGCACCTTCCCGATGATCCTCGAAATCCACGGTGGCCCCTTCTCCATGTACGGGCCATTTTTCGCCAGCGAAATCCAGCGTTATGCCGCCGAAGGCTATGTCACCGTCTGGTCCAATCCGCGCGGCTCGACCAGCTATGGCGAGGAGTTCGCGCAGCTGATCGACAAGAAATATCCGGGTAATGACTATGATGACCTGATGAGCGTCGTCGACGAGATGGTCGCCCGCAACTATGTCGACCCGGAGCGGCTCTTCGTAACCGGCGGCTCGGGCGGCGGCATCCTGACCGCCTGGACGGTCACCAAGACCGATCGCTTCGTCGCGGCTGCCTCGATCAAGCCGGTCATCAACTGGATGACGATGGGGCTCGCCAGCGATATCGGCGTCTTCGTCAACAAGCACTGGATCGGTGCCAATCCATGGGAAGAGCCGGAAAAATTCCTCGCCCTCTCGCCCATCAACTATGTCGGCAATGTCACGACCCCGACCATGATGATGGTCGGCGAGCAGGACTTCCGCACGCCCGCCTGGGAAGCCGAGCAATTCTATTCCGGCCTTAAGCAGAATGGCGTCGATACCGTCCTTGTCCGCGTGCCGGGCTCACCCCACTATATTGCGAGCAGGCCAAGCCGCCTGATCGCCAAGACCGACAATATCATGGGCTGGTTCGCGAAATACGACCCGGCCAAGCAGGATGAAGAGAACGAGGACTAG
- a CDS encoding adenosine deaminase, with amino-acid sequence MSDLNNLIAALPKAELHLHLEGSLEPEQLMEFAARNKVDIPFKSLEEVRAAYEFSNLQDFLDIYYQGMSVLQTEADFHDLTDAYLQRVAADNVRHVEVFFDPQGHTDRGIPFEVPIKGILQALDAAEEKYGITYRLIMCFLRHLSEEDAFKTWEQAQPWLSKIHGIGLDSSENGHPPSKFARIYEAAREAGLKLVAHAGEEGPPSYVYEAIDELKIDRIDHGNRSLEDEALVARIRDAGITLTVCPLSNLSLCVVDDLKDHPMKKMLALGLKATVNSDDPAYFGGYVNENFRETAAAVGLTRDEIITLAKNSFTGSFLPEAEQARHLAEIEDVAARV; translated from the coding sequence ATGTCAGACCTGAATAACCTGATCGCCGCGCTGCCCAAGGCCGAACTCCATCTTCACCTAGAAGGCAGCCTTGAGCCCGAACAGCTCATGGAGTTTGCCGCGCGCAACAAGGTCGACATCCCGTTCAAGTCGTTGGAAGAAGTCCGCGCCGCTTATGAGTTCTCGAACCTGCAGGACTTTCTCGACATCTATTATCAGGGCATGTCCGTCCTTCAGACCGAGGCTGATTTCCACGACCTCACCGACGCTTATCTGCAGCGCGTCGCGGCCGACAATGTGCGCCATGTTGAGGTCTTCTTCGACCCGCAGGGCCACACAGATCGCGGCATCCCCTTCGAGGTGCCCATCAAGGGTATCCTGCAAGCGCTTGATGCGGCTGAGGAAAAATACGGGATAACCTATCGGCTCATCATGTGCTTCCTGCGCCACCTGTCAGAGGAAGATGCCTTCAAGACCTGGGAGCAGGCCCAGCCCTGGCTGAGCAAGATCCACGGTATCGGCCTCGACAGTTCCGAGAATGGCCATCCCCCGTCGAAGTTTGCCCGCATCTATGAAGCGGCCCGCGAGGCTGGGCTGAAGCTTGTCGCGCATGCGGGCGAAGAAGGTCCGCCATCCTATGTTTACGAGGCCATCGATGAGTTGAAGATCGACCGCATCGACCATGGTAACCGGTCGCTCGAAGATGAGGCCCTCGTCGCGCGCATTCGCGACGCTGGCATCACGCTGACTGTCTGTCCGCTCTCCAACCTGTCGCTCTGCGTCGTCGATGACCTGAAGGATCATCCGATGAAAAAGATGCTGGCGCTCGGCCTGAAGGCGACGGTCAATTCAGACGATCCGGCCTATTTCGGGGGCTATGTAAACGAGAATTTCCGCGAGACAGCCGCAGCCGTCGGTCTCACCCGGGACGAGATCATCACGCTCGCGAAGAACAGCTTCACAGGCTCTTTCCTGCCCGAAGCCGAACAGGCAAGGCATCTTGCTGAAATCGAGGACGTTGCAGCCCGCGTCTAG
- a CDS encoding GNAT family N-acetyltransferase: protein MASDDVQIESVFRDCLADFPWRRAHDVELIRLHGLLASNHCLVAHEAHAGIVGFLTLERRKAYVPHLFVHRDWRFCGVAAGLLQVARDMARAPLLLDVDSQNERAIAAYKAMGWSEKVGLLPPREGQRRLSGP from the coding sequence ATGGCCTCTGACGATGTGCAGATTGAATCTGTCTTCCGCGATTGCCTGGCAGACTTCCCTTGGCGCCGCGCACATGATGTCGAACTTATCCGGCTCCACGGTCTTCTTGCATCCAATCACTGCCTGGTCGCGCATGAAGCGCATGCCGGTATTGTCGGCTTTCTGACGCTTGAGCGCCGCAAGGCCTATGTTCCACACCTCTTCGTCCATCGTGACTGGCGCTTTTGCGGCGTTGCGGCAGGGCTATTGCAGGTGGCCCGGGACATGGCGCGGGCGCCGCTGCTGCTTGATGTCGACTCGCAGAATGAGCGGGCCATCGCGGCGTACAAGGCGATGGGCTGGTCTGAAAAGGTTGGCCTGCTGCCGCCCCGCGAAGGCCAGAGACGCCTTAGCGGCCCCTAG
- a CDS encoding SRPBCC domain-containing protein, which produces MRPAVIAAAAAICLPASAEIVAATSDHYTLRHEAVSSLSPEDMWERLLQPVAWWHPDHTYSGSADHLTLDPEAGGTWTENWGMNSVTHGTVLSIIEGESIRLDAPFGPLQGMAVNVVWTITIEPDGEGTRVIFDEIANGSSASALDQIAPAVDGVKQQAIDRLTMTSEEG; this is translated from the coding sequence ATGAGACCTGCAGTCATCGCAGCAGCGGCAGCGATCTGCCTGCCGGCAAGCGCTGAAATCGTGGCCGCCACGAGCGATCATTATACGCTGCGGCACGAAGCCGTCTCATCGCTTTCGCCAGAGGATATGTGGGAGCGCCTGCTCCAGCCGGTAGCCTGGTGGCACCCCGACCATACTTATTCCGGATCCGCTGATCACCTGACCCTTGATCCGGAAGCCGGCGGCACCTGGACGGAAAACTGGGGCATGAATTCGGTGACCCACGGAACGGTGCTGTCCATCATCGAGGGCGAGTCCATCCGCCTCGACGCGCCCTTCGGCCCGCTTCAGGGCATGGCGGTCAATGTCGTCTGGACCATCACCATCGAACCCGACGGCGAGGGCACACGCGTCATCTTCGATGAAATCGCCAACGGCTCATCCGCCAGCGCCCTGGACCAGATCGCCCCCGCCGTAGACGGCGTCAAACAACAGGCGATTGATCGGCTGACGATGACCAGCGAGGAAGGCTAG